Genomic DNA from Fusarium oxysporum Fo47 chromosome IX, complete sequence:
AACAGTCTTCGATATAACGCTGACAGTAGCAGGTTCATTTCTGGACAGAAGGCGGATTTGCACGAAGGGTATCTGAGGAGCATCCTCTAGTGATGGGTCACGAAGCTTCGGGAATTATCCACAAAGCCGGCCCAGCGGTTTCGAACCTCAAACCTGGTGATCGCGTGGCTATTGAACCGGGCTTCTCGTGTAAGAGTTGCACGTACTGCAAATCCGGACGATACAATCTCTGCCAGAAGATGAAGTTCGCTGCGGATCCCCCGTCGACTCACGGAACGCTTTCTCGATATTTCAAGATCCCAGAGGACTTCGCATATAGGATTCCCGACTCCATCAGCCTGGAAGAGGCTGTTCTCGTGGAACCTTTGAGTGTCGCTGTCCATGGTGTTCGTCTCGCCGATGTACGGCCTGGCCATAGAGTCATAGTCCAAGGAGCGGGGGCTGTGGGCTATCTCACAGCGGCAACAGCGTGGGCCTATGGAGCCAAGCAGGTTATCATCACCGATATCAACGCGAATAAACTTGAGTTTGCAGAAATAGGTCTCAATTGCCAAACGTTCAAGCCCCAGTCGAGTTCAACACctgaacaagaagctgctAGGTTGAAACAAGAGACTGGTCTTGTCGACGGTGCTGACGTTGTCTTGGAATGCACTGGAGTCGAATCATCAGCACAACTTGGTATCTATACCTTGAGACGCGGAGGTGTTTTTGTTCAAATTGGACTTGGCAAAGCTATGCAGACTTTGCCTCTTCATGCCATGTGCGAGAGAGAAATGGTATTGAAAACCTCGTTTCGATATGGTCCTGGGGATTTCGAAATTgctcttgggcttcttgaatCCGGAAAGGTGTCGGTTTCGTCTCTGATCAGTAGCGTTACCCCCTTCAATCAAGCCCCGGAAGCGTGGAAGAAAACTATGAATGGTGAGGG
This window encodes:
- a CDS encoding chaperonin 10-like protein; its protein translation is MSETNPSCFLHGPEDARFGERPIPHIEDPHDVIVKIAYTGVCGSDVHFWTEGGFARRVSEEHPLVMGHEASGIIHKAGPAVSNLKPGDRVAIEPGFSCKSCTYCKSGRYNLCQKMKFAADPPSTHGTLSRYFKIPEDFAYRIPDSISLEEAVLVEPLSVAVHGVRLADVRPGHRVIVQGAGAVGYLTAATAWAYGAKQVIITDINANKLEFAEIGLNCQTFKPQSSSTPEQEAARLKQETGLVDGADVVLECTGVESSAQLGIYTLRRGGVFVQIGLGKAMQTLPLHAMCEREMVLKTSFRYGPGDFEIALGLLESGKVSVSSLISSVTPFNQAPEAWKKTMNGEGIKNLIEGVKD